TTTCGGTGTTTTGATCCGTGCTGGTATGCAACACAAAGAGCTGAAAAGGAGTGCCATTTATGGCCTGTTCTTTATCTCTATGTTCTGGACTGCATGGTTCGCCGCTTGGCTAAAAAAGAGCAGGTTGAGGAAATTGAACTGAATTAGCATCTTCATCGCGCTTTGCTATGCTGCCTGCGGCATTTTCTCATTTATAAAGATCTCCAGGGGTAATCCTAAGTGCTTATGAAGGTTATGAATTTGCTGCAAGGTAAAGTATCGCTTCCGGTTAAGTATTTCAGACACTCTTGATTTGGGACCTATGAATTGCTCCAAATCTTTATTTTTCCAGCCATTTTCTTCCATCAAATATTTGATTGCGTCAATCGGATCCGGATTAGGAATATCGTTGTGCGTTTGTTCATAAGCATGAACCAAAGTGCTTATGACATCGAGCTCATCGTCCAATTCAGAATAAGGGGTCGGATCTAAAATAAGTAATTCGTCGATGCGCTTCAGGGCATTTTGATAGTCTAATGCTGTTTTTATGGGGGTTACAGTTACTGTACTCATTGATTGCTTAGATTTGAGTCGTTTGAACAATAATATGATTTATACGGAATGGGCATCAATCTTATCATATTCGGCATGCGTACCAATCCACCTGATGTAAACTATTTGCCGGTGCACCAGGACGACGGTGATGATTTGATACTTATTCCCTTTGATATCAAATATTACTCTGTTATTTCCAATAATATCCACTGAATTGGCCACTTGCTTAAGATCGTTCAGGTTTCGGATATTTATATCCTTGATTTTAGCAATCCACACTTCTAACGCGATCTTCGAATCTGCATGCGTATGATAGAACTCTCTTAAACGGGTTGTTGTAATAATTCTCATGACGCTAATTCACAGTAAAGTTACATAATTGGTAACCAAATTTGCAATAAATTGTTACATATTATGTAACAAATATTAAAGAGGACTTTACACTGAGCTATCACTTCCTTTCCTATTTCTGCCAATAACGGCCAAAGCGGGCTCTCCGGATCCTTTTCTGTTCACAGTCAAAATTGGTGACTTACAAATTTTAACATCTGATGAAATGATACCATTCAGGTAGCCAGTTGTGAACGGCTTGGCCTGAGCATTTGAAACGTATTGAAAATGTGCTATGATCCAACTTTCTAGCTCGGCCTTACTACAAGAAACGATCAGATTGGCTTCTATCAACTGCTTGAATGCATCAGCAAGCTGATTACCATTGCTATTAAAAAGCA
This Dyadobacter sp. UC 10 DNA region includes the following protein-coding sequences:
- a CDS encoding type II toxin-antitoxin system HigB family toxin, translated to MRIITTTRLREFYHTHADSKIALEVWIAKIKDINIRNLNDLKQVANSVDIIGNNRVIFDIKGNKYQIITVVLVHRQIVYIRWIGTHAEYDKIDAHSV
- a CDS encoding helix-turn-helix domain-containing protein, whose product is MSTVTVTPIKTALDYQNALKRIDELLILDPTPYSELDDELDVISTLVHAYEQTHNDIPNPDPIDAIKYLMEENGWKNKDLEQFIGPKSRVSEILNRKRYFTLQQIHNLHKHLGLPLEIFINEKMPQAA